In the Triticum aestivum cultivar Chinese Spring chromosome 2B, IWGSC CS RefSeq v2.1, whole genome shotgun sequence genome, TGAACGTATTTTATGGGTTGGCGTTATACGGGGTCCGCTAGAGATGTTTTTATCGTAATTCCAAGACAAAAGTCACTCATCTGGTACATTATGGGATTAAAAGGATTAACTTAGCATCAATACCAATAAAACTTTGTTGCACCTTTTCTCAATCCCAGTTTGCTGATTTTTTGCAAACGAGTTCACTTACAAACAACGGAGGATTATCAGAGACAAGTAGGCGGCACATGTTATAATCCCCGGGAAGCCTTTCAGTAGTCTGTCCATTATCTATTGTGCGGATGAGTCGATGAGCTAGAGTATCCCTCCCTTGAAGAATAGATGCGTTCTTTCTTTTTATGATAATACAGGTCGCATTTAAATTATAAAGATCATTGTACAAGCCACATAGACATCAACTTGATAAAACTGAAAAGACAACAAAACGCTAGTCTTTACAATTACAATCAAGACAGATGGATCCCTTGAGTTTGACACCGACGTATGTCACCtatctccggcaccaccacaacaaccatcaaaaaaaagaaaaatgacgaatcacctcctcacccgagttTGACGCGgttccatcgctgatatgcagctttgcggacctctaaGGTGGCTCATCAAAGgtgaagccattgccgttgaacaTATCAGACCAAAGCAACACCCCAGACATGCCATCGATCTAGATCTGGCATCCCGCACAACAAAGACGTTGGAGGAGGAAATCATGTTTGCTagccacgaaccacgaacccaatAAACGATCCACCATCTTTCAGATGCCGCTGGTACATACCACAATCCGCATCCGCTTTCAGACTACCTCCCAAGGAAGAGAACACAAATCCACCAAGATGATGTTGTCATCCACGTCATTCTTACTTGAATGGACTGATTTCTAAATTCATTCTCAATGCCTTGTCGGAAAAGGGTCTAAAACTTCTTTATTCAGCGCTGCCATTACCGCCGGAGGCCAAGGCGATAAACAACCCAAAATCCTAAACTACTAGAGACTAAAATCTAAAGCTACTTCATCGGCGGTGCGGAGCCGCCGAGGGACGGCGGTGGAAGAAAACGCCCCTGGACGAGATCACCTTTTTCTTTCTTCGTGGGGAAGAAAGAAAAGCGATGCACGAAGAAAGAAGAGCGGTATCTGGTGGAGATGCAAGTGAGACGGCGAGTTGCCCAATTCAGCCTGCAATAAATCCGTTTCAGGCGTACACGCCAGAGCAGTGAAGCCCTCCCTCGTGGGGGGTACAGGTAGAGAGAGGCCCATGTGGGTCCAACAAAAGAGTCGATCGCAAGTGCCACGCAATCCGGGGTCGCAGATCGTTTTGTGTCTGCTCCTCCGCCACTCGTCTCCaccagggcactcggccggctcctctGATCGCCGGCCGCCTCtgatcgccgccgtcgccgccttgccTCCCGCCGGCCGCCCGCTCGACCGCACCGCCGGATCATCCGCCAAGGTACGAATGCGCGCCGCCATTTGCGTAATGCGGCAATGCCAGTGCCCTAGTTACTCGCACACGGGGAAAAGGTTAGAGATCTTACATTCTGACGACCTGCAATGCCATTGCCAAACATTGGCACTTGATACATCCCATTTCATCCGTGATCGCCCGTCGCCGTCTCTTTGTTGGCCCCTCCCGTATCCGAATCCTGCCTCCGCCCGGTCCCAATTTGAGCTTTTCAATTGGGCATTGCCTGAAATGTTTTTCCCAAGTCTCCTCCGGCCGCCATTGCAGACCTGATGGATGCATTTGGTGCCAGGTACAGGCGCAACCGACCTGGCCTCCCGGACCCTCTCTGGCTCTGGCTGCTGCTCCATCGTGCATGCGTCGCAGACGGAGAAGGAAGAAGGACGAGACGGCCACCACCAAGCCATGAAGAACGCATGGTGATGTCTCATTTGGATTTTATTCATTGCTTTCTCTTCGGGTATTCATGCCATCTGCATCTGCATGCATCTCACTCACCATCGGTTTGCTCTTGAGTTCTTTCTTAATCCTACAAGATTTTTCATCCATGGCATGCTGCTGTGATCTTTCAGGCAGGCAAACTCCGGCATGAGCACAATCAGCAGGGATCCGGTGCTGTCCAAGACCACCGAGAGGGGGGAGAATGACAGGCTCGAGTACGCGGTGTCGTCCATGCAAGGTTACCGCGCGAACATGGAAGATGCCGTGAGTGACCATCCTAATAGTACATGGTTTAACTTTGGTGAAATGCCAAGGCCTAACTTTCTGATCTTCTCTTTCCCCAGCATGCAGCTGTTGGAGATCTTGATGCTTCCACCGCCACATCGTTCTTTGGTGTTTATGATGGCCATGGAGGTTGGTGTTCACTACTCAGCTCCATCCTCTTGCGAAAAGCAGAATTCAGATATATGCATGATACAAATTTAGCTCCTGGAATTCACATAAATCCTTTCCTTTTTGTAATAAGTGCCATTTACTACCATCTGAAATTTGTTTCTTGATACAGGACCTGCTGTATCGATGTTCTGTGCGAAACACTTCCATCTTGAGGTCCACAAGCATCCACACTTCAATGACAGCCTGCGTATTGCCGTGGAGAGCGCGTTCTTCAGGTTATTTAATAGCTAAACAATTCATGCATCCTATGTGTTCTCTGAGATTACGCAGTTTCTCCCGGAGTTCTCTGCCGATACTATGATATTGTTTTGTTCATTGTGGTACCTTTCACACATGCGTACGTGTGTCACATTTGTAATCGCTGTTGCTACTCGACTGTTGCAGAATGGATCAGATGATGATGACAGAGGAGGGACGGAGGGAATTATCTGAGTATAGCCCTGCTTATAATGCCAATACGAATTCGACTGTCAAGGATATGTTGCTCGGTTGTGCTTGTGTAAATATGAAGGTGGTatctcatttcatttttttacaCATCCCCTCCAGTTTTTTGTATGTAGAAATCTGATGTTATGAAAACACCTATTGTTTACTTCAGCTTGAGTTATTTGTCTGCAGAGACGCCCCGGGGCAGCAGATGTAGGAAGTACCGCTTGTGTGGCTGTCATCAGAGGAAACCAGATCATTGTTGGGAATGCTGGTGATTGCCGCTGCGTGCTCTCAAGGAATGGTCAGGTACTTCTCTTGTCGGTGTCTGGCTGGTACCCGATCCGTGCAGTATTTTCTTATAACTGTGACCTCTAATGGTGCCTGGTTTTATTTTTGTTGTGTTCCAAGGCAACTGTTTTAACCACCGATCACAAACCAAATGTGCCGGCTGAAAGACGGAGAATAGAGAATGCAGGACGGTCTGTTGTACTTACTGGAGGAGCCGGTCGCATCGATGGTGGAATTGCGGTCTCCAGATCGATCGGTAAAGTTATATCTTGTATGTTCGTTTTTTGAGAGGCTACACAGTTTATCACATTGTAATTGGCATTTTGCTTGCATTTCAGGTGATATGAGGTACAAAAGCAATAGTCGGCTGACCCCTGCACTACAAGCACTGACTTGTTCTCCTGAGATTCGCGTAGTGAGTTACTGAATTGTCATAAAATCTGTATGTTCGTCCTGCTGGATACGGTCTAATGGAAAATGACCGTTTTGCTGTTAGGAAAACATAACTGATGAAACTGAGTTCCTTGTTATGGCATGTGATGGAGTCTGGTAAGTCCCCAACTAAATATTACTGTACAAGCTTTGATCGATTATTGTTTGTTGTGATGACTGTGATTAGTTTCATACATAGTACACGCACTTGAAATGACAGTTAGTTTCGACAATCGCGTTTTTCTCGAGATATACATAGTTAGTAGTCTTTACCTAGGAAGGATTTTGTAGATTTGGGTTCAGTTAAATTTGCTTTGCTTTGGGCTAAGCTGCATCATCACCGTGTACATATCGTTCTTGTATGATTTGCTGAAGGTACAGAGTACCGGAATCTCTGCTGATCCCTTGTTGTGCTAGTACTTCATAAATTTTCCAGAAAAATATTAACCTCATTGCATGAATATGAACTTGACCTGGTCAGTTGGTTCGAAAAAGATATTGAAATATTCTTGACTTATCTTTATAACAAAGAACCTACTTTGAAGAACCTGGATCTTAGAATTTTTGGCCTGCATATTGTTGGCACTGAAGGAAACATGGTAAAGTGTAGATAGGGATTTGTGCTTTGCCTTCCTGGACATACTCACTGACATAACTTATCTATCTCCCAGCTCTTTGCTCTGCCTAAATTCACACACCTCTCGTTTTTGTAGGGACGTCGTGCTAAACCAGGGCCTGGTTGAAATTATACGAAACAACATGAAATCTGTGAGCATTTCTTCTTGTTTCACCAGCATTTCTGCCTTTTTAGCTAATCAAATACCCCTTTAGCTTGACATATATATTGCTGTGactaacacacacatgcacacacacagggGATGGACCTTGGGAAGAACTGCGAGGCCATCCTCGACATGTGCGTAGAGCCACCGCAACCGTCGGTCGACAACATGACCATCCTGCTGGTCCGGTTCAAGCACAAGACGCCAGCGGCACCCGACCCGTCCAGAGCCGACGACGGGCCGCACGGCAAGCGCAAGAGCAAGGCCTCCATGGAACTGGGGGTGATGGACAACCTCGACAAGGCTGCGCCGCCTACTGCAAGCGCGAAAGCAAAGCCCCGCAGAAGCTTCTGAACCCGATGAGACGCGCAGTCACTGAGTTAGTCGTCTCCTTTGACTTGATTTCGCTAGGATGATTCCCCACATGAGTTAGAAGTTTGGACGGAGGCTTGGCTTGTGAAGAGACGCTTTGATGCACGAGTAATTTTGTTTacattttttcttctctttttgacTTGAGGATCACGCCATAATTGTTTTGAACTGTCAAGTGCACTCAGAACTTGGATATGCATATGCGGAAAAGTTATTTGAGTAGCTGATTAGCTGGGCCTGGGAGTGTATTAATTAATTCCTTGCTGATACTCCTTAATGCTTCATTCCAAGGAGAAGATACTGGAAAAGAAGTCGCAACCAAAAGGTTGTTGCAGTGGATGCAGTTAGCAGCTGATGTCGCAGAAAAATGATGAGGTGGTCACAGAAGACAGTTCCCTCTGTCACCAGCATCACATTTCTGCAATTGCACAAGGAAGGATTACTTAGCAGCGAGTTGATTGGGGGCAGAGGGGTTTTTACTCTGCATCAACATGAGAATTGATAAGTGAAGAACTCACTTACAAACAAACTGCTGCTTCAACATACAAGAAAGTTGCAACTATGAAGCATAGGATTCCTGACTTGTTCATACAAGAGCAGGAAGATCAAGAAAATGTTGCAGAACCAACGCAAGATACGTACAGATTCAGATTCTCAATTCTACTAGTTTCTCTGAACTACGGGTTTGGTGATGACTGCAACTACAGAAACCCATGTACTGCAAATCAAAAGCTCTCCGAAGGATAAACGCAGCAGCGATCATGGATTGTTCTCATGACCGATGGAACGCGGCGCTAGCGAGACACGAGCGCGCATCCGTGCCCGCGCGGTCGGCATCAGCTAGGTCGAGCGCGCTTCCGCGGCGGGCCCTCGATGGAGCAGCCGACGCGCTTCCGGTCCTCTTCGCCGTACCAGCCGTCGTCCTCTTCGTCCATGTCGGGGCCGCTGgagtcctcctcgtcggagctgcaAGGCGGCGTCGGAGGGGCCACGGCCACCGCCTTCGTGAAGATCTTGCGGACCACGCAGTCCATGTCCGCCTTGGGGCCGGGCTGCGCGGCGCGGAAGGCGGCCGCGCCCTTGTTGAGCCGGTACTCCTTCATCAGCCACGGCGTCGGCGCCCACGCCGCCCGGCCGTCGCAGCCCTGCCGCGGCACGTGGAACGCGAACCTGCGCCGGAACGCGACCGCCTCCGCGGCCGCGCCGGCGCCGTGCACGTACCCCTTCTCGCGGCCGTACCGCGCCCAGCACCCGCCCGGCGCCGGCCGCGCGTCGCCGGCGGCCTGGGCGCCGTAGAAGTAGCCCCACGCCTCCCCGTGTCGCCGCCTGCTGCTGGGGTGAAAGGGGAGCGCCGCGGGGCTCGCGGAGAAGACGTCCACGCCCTCTGCGACGTGCCCCGGGGTGGCGTCGCCCCGGAGCGCCTTGGGTGCGAGGTACTGCGTGATGATCTGGTGGCCGCTGGGCTCGAACGCGTGGCCCGGCGGCAGATTCCGCGCGGCCGTTGCCATTGCCGCCAAGAACCGAGCTTCTGGCCGAGATGAATCCAGGGGGGAGTTTGTTATGGAAGTTCTGGTGGTTTGGACTTTCGAGGGGAGAGGGGTCTAGGATCGAGGTATTGGGGTAGGGCATGGGCTATCATCAATTTTCTGTCCTTAACGGGATTTTCCATTGAAGCAAAAAAAGCATTTCCCTCTCAAAAAAGTTAACATGTAGACTAAGATCAGGAAATGTAAATCATATTCTTTCGAAAAAGAAAATACAATTCACATACATGCATAAATGTTGTTcttgctggtcacaatgggcaagaacataagctagtaacttacacaattccctagactatgttactacttccatagtgggtaggaacatttatgtagtgtcatgcaacgatgtatttattaggttatagactcattgttcttggagtgtgtgatgttccgataacttagctagttaccacaagcacctctctcttcattaaatacgtaccacataagcaaagttgtatgggagtgtgtgatgttactcctaagttcctccccactgtgaccagcctgAACAAGTACACGACAGTCCGTGTTGAGCATATTTAGCATTAGCACATTTACAAAAGCAGCAGATATTAGTTTATTTTCGGCAGCGCGAATGATCACGGCCGCGTCCGCATCCACATGCATCACTGATAAATGGAGTCTAGGCAACTGACTCATTTGCGTCGCATGCATGCAGGGGCGACGCTAAGGGTATTCTTGGGTCTTCACGTGAATACCCATGATTTTTACAAAACAGTGTTGATTTTGGTAAAACAGATACAATTTTCAAAAAACAACAATGATTTTGGCAAAATGAATACTCGTGAATACCCGATTGCAAATTCCTGGAGCCGTCACTGGCCGCATGGTATCATTTCGACCACATTGCCACTGCCTAATCCCCCCCCCCCTCATCTTATCTCTGATGACTACGGAGTCGGATCCAATGATTGCCTCCTGCACTTATTTATGGTGCTTCAACGAGGAGTCGAGGACCAAACCACTCGCCCATTGACTGCCCACTTGTTGCAATATTTCTTGTCGTTGGCATGACCATACTCACGCTTCCTCAACTGGGGAAAGACCTTCTCGACGATGCTCGCCTACGACCTCATCATGCACGAGAATGATGAAACCTCCCATGCACAACTCATCTTGAAAACAAGGGTTTCAAAAAGGTCAAGATCTTCGCCTGCATTCTATTTCATGACCGCCTTAATTCCAAGGCGAATCTTGCTCACAAGAGCATGACCAACTACTCAAGATGTCTAGGATGCCACCATGACCTAGAAGACTCCAATCACATCCATCAAGTGTCCCTTCTTCGGGAGAGTCTACCAGCACATCAGTGTCTGCCCACCAACGTTGTGGCAGATCTTTGGGATCGTCAGCCGACACCAAGGTTAGACCAATCCTATTGGTCATTCATCATACTTTTGATCCTATTAGAAGTTGGGACTCAAGGAATTCCAAGACTTTTTAGGAGCAAGATGTCCATAGGGCTACAACTCTCAAGTCAATCGTCAATGACCTAGATCTCTCGACCCATTGGTTTACAAAATAGTGTGCTCAGATTATCACTTACTCATGGCAGATATACCTCCATTCATGTGCAGGTGCCTATACAATCATTCTCTGTAATCGGTCTCCTACTTGGTTACTTTTCGAGTAACATATTCACGCCATGCCCCCTGCTCCCCTTCcctctcaccccccccccccccaaattcctCGAAAACTAAGAGATTGTGTGAAACTCTGTCGATTCAATCATTGCAAACACCAATATTGCTCACGTTTTCAGCACTGGGTGGACCCTCATATCTATTTGAAGGTACCATAAAAGTTCTCAATTATCGTAGATGGTCCTCACAGAAAATATGTTTCAGCATCATATCAGAGATGTCTTTACCTTACCATGAAAACAAATTTATATCCTCAATTTTTAAGAggcttcctttgtatgttttttaaAGTCAAAATGCCTGAATTCATGCAAGATGTGCCCCCACCCCAAGAGTTTGCCCATGATAGAAAACTATATGGGTCCACCCCAGAAGGAAACAAACCAATGTGCAATGACTACAATAagttttagggcatctccaacgttgaccCCCAAACCGGATACGGTATCCGTCTGCGAATTGGTGGGGACCAGTCCGCAGACTCAGGTGGTGGAGCCGACCATCCAAAGTTATCCCCTAGATGGCCGCTAGTACGGGAAATTTGAAATTCAAATCCATTAGTTCACATAGCGCACGCCGGATCACATCAGCCCCCCGATCACAACCAAAAAGGGACAAGTATGCGTGGTTTTTACATGCCCGGTCACAAAAGAATATCAGTCTGGCAGTCCGTACAAAAAATTGGATTTTCTACCCTTCCGGACCGGCAATCCGAGTCTCGACGCTTAATTTGTAGGCGTCACCATCTTGgtcgcctccttctccacctctccAACCGATCTTCTGTTGCTTCGGCATATTGAAGCGGATGGCTTGCATGATCATCCTTCTGTCATCATCTAAATCCTCCATCTTCAAGGTCAACATCTTTGCGTCCTCTGAAGCAGCTGCGATCTTAACCTTCTTCTCTTCGAGTATGGCCTTCCTCTCTTCGAGCTTGAGCTTCTTCTCGGTAGCCGGATCGTTGGATCC is a window encoding:
- the LOC123041602 gene encoding probable protein phosphatase 2C 42, with the protein product MKNAWQANSGMSTISRDPVLSKTTERGENDRLEYAVSSMQGYRANMEDAHAAVGDLDASTATSFFGVYDGHGGPAVSMFCAKHFHLEVHKHPHFNDSLRIAVESAFFRMDQMMMTEEGRRELSEYSPAYNANTNSTVKDMLLGCACVNMKRRPGAADVGSTACVAVIRGNQIIVGNAGDCRCVLSRNGQATVLTTDHKPNVPAERRRIENAGRSVVLTGGAGRIDGGIAVSRSIGDMRYKSNSRLTPALQALTCSPEIRVENITDETEFLVMACDGVWDVVLNQGLVEIIRNNMKSGMDLGKNCEAILDMCVEPPQPSVDNMTILLVRFKHKTPAAPDPSRADDGPHGKRKSKASMELGVMDNLDKAAPPTASAKAKPRRSF